gatttacaacttacgaaacaatgtctgaaggtgttgttttataagaaataatgcttcgtgtaaaatcgtaggtgttggaacaattaaagttaagatgtttgatggagttgtcagaacattTAGTgatgtacgacatgttccagaattgaagtgaaatttaatttcgttgagtactcttgattcaaaagggtatagatacacagctgaaagtgggcttttaaagatttccaaaggctctcttgttgtgatgaaaggacaGAGAAAGACTGACAAGTTATATGTTTTTTAGGGTTCTACTGCTACTGGTGATGcagttgtcgcttcctcttccttgtcagacgatgatattactaaactttggcatatacgcttagggcatatgagtgggaatggcatgacagaattgagcaaaagaggacttcttgatgggcaaggaatttgcaaactgaagttttgtgagcactgtgttttgaggaagcaaaagagagttctaTTCAGCAGAGGAATCCATAATtcgaagggaacgttggagtatattcattctgatatgTGGGTGgcatctagagtgccttcgagaggtggagctaattatatgctaacttttattaatgatttttccagaaaagtttgggcgttcttcctaaagcagaaaagcgatgtgttttccgcatttaagtcttgaaaaattatgattgaaaaaaagggggggaaacaaataaaatacctccgcatagaCAAtgacttagagttctgttctgaagAGTTGAATAgactgtgcaagtcagaagggattgtgagacacttgacagttcgccatactccacaGTAAAATGGCTTTGCAGAACAAATGaatagaacgatcatggagaaggttcgatgtatgttgtcaaatgccaacttaacaaagtcattttgggcagaagcagcctctactgcatgttttttgatcaaccgatctctatccgttgccattgagaaaaagactccataagaggtatggtttggtaatcctactaattattttgatttaaagatctttgggtgtcctgcgtgtgctcatgttgataatgaaaAATTGGAACTGAGATCCATTAAACGTGTTTTTCTTCGTTATAAAGctagtgtaaaagggtataagttatggcgtcctgaaaataaaaaagttgtgattagcagagatgttgattgtgatgaaactactatgctacctaacttatctcttaaagactctttcaATAAAGAAATTCAAAAGcaagtggagcatcagattaatactaagtcgactcctcaagccagtaaaaaaattgagaatagagttgcttttcaccacaatactctattgccaaaaacagaactagaagagaaattaaaccttcaAAGAAGTATGTCAAGGTTGATCTAgttacttatgctttaaatgtaacTGAAGATACAGatgcaaaccaagagccatctaattattttgaggcggttagctgtaaagactcagaaaagtggatgtttgctatgcaagaagagatggaaccactccataaaaatagaacatgggattttgtgaaacttcctaaaggtaaaaaggttgttcattgtaaatgggtgtttaaaaagaaagaagggactctaagagttgaagaacccagatataaagcaaggcttgttgcaaagggttacaatcaAATTTCAGGAgtagacttcacagatgtgttctccctagttatgaagcatagttcgattcgagctttacttggtattgtggccatgcatgatttggagcttgagcagttagatgtaaaaactgcatttttgcataaAGAACTTggggaggatatttacatgcaacaaccagggagttttacagtctcagaaaaagaggactatgttagctagctgaaaaagtccctttgcAATTTGAAACAGTAACTAAGACAGTGgcacaagaggtttgattcctttatgatttctcatgatttcaaaagtaGTAGTTCTGAcaattgtgtttactttaagaaaaacaatgatggttcttttgtgtatctacttcttaaagataaatgagagataagaaaagtcaaagcccaactaagtgaagaatttgagatgaaaaatttgggaccagcaaagaagatacttggtatgaagATTCTTAgaaatagaaaagcaagtaaattgtacctaagtcagaaggggtacattgagaaagttctttgcaagttcaatatgcagagtgctaagcctgttagtactcctttagtagGTCATTTCTAACTTTCATCAACTTtatctccacaatcagatgatgagattaggcacatgtcacatgttccatactctagtgcagtgggatatCTTATGTAAGCTATGGTTTATTATTCatatccagatttatcatatacaGTTAGtgtagttagcagatacatggcgaatcccgaTAAAGAatattggaaagcagttcagtggattttaagatacttacgaggtactactgatgtttgcttatagtttggaagaactagaaatggagtcattgggtatgttgatactGATTttgttggagaccttgatagaagaaaatctctcacaggttatgtttttacaattagaggttgtgcaattagttggaaagccatttTGCAAACTGCAgtcactttgtctaccactgaagctgagtacatggcgattactgaggcttgtaaaggagctatttggttgaagggactctttaataaactcaatgaagaccttcaaattagtACAATATTTTGTAACAgtcagagtgcaatcttccttTCAAAAGATCaagtgtttcatgagagaacaaaacacattgatgttcggtatcgttttgttcatgatattatttctcgtggtgatattgttgtgagaaaaattagtactcatgaaaatcctacagatatgatgactaagtaacttcctataaccaagtttgaacgttgcttagacttggttggtgttcattattgaagttaaacccttaaggggttttatggaagaggtggagaacttgttcgttgagagttcacgatgaagaacttgtttgtTGAGAGTTCACGataaagaacttgttcattgagaattcgtgtcaaggtggaaattgttaaaattaagtgtcccgaatccttatttaaataaaatacagtggtaaaataaaataaaagtaaaatccatatagaactacacttcttttattttattttattttagaataatattttttaaactttattaaactctatctattttatattgattagaataatgtgtttcaatcttactacactcctattagaacATGGCTTTACAATGTTATAAATAGAAATAGTCTTTTCTTCTAGTAATTATTCGaattgacatagtgaattttcttctcctctgcccgtgatttttttccgtaagggttttcacgtaaaatctgtgtattctcttattttattttattttcactattttatttaattagtgaacagtaattaatattaaaatattattgagAAGAATTCTTTAATATTAAAAATGCTTTTAAAAAATATGAAGCGGCGCACTTTTTATTGGATgcgtaaaaatatgtatatgtaaaTGGAAGATTAACACAGATGTTGAATACGGATATTATAAGAAAAGTAAGAGGCAAGTTTAAATTACTACCAATGGTAGTGATCTGTCGAAGCTACCCGGCAGGGCTCTTGGTTTTGAGAGTCTCCTCTTCATCGTTCCTGCCTTTGTTTCAATCTCTTTCCCCAATTTTCCGTTTCCACCATGGATCAGTATCTTGCTAATGCCTGCATACTGCAATGAATCTGCAATTTGCAGCGCTGTGACACCTTTATTAGTCCTTGCTTCCACATCCGCTCCTTTCTTCACCAACAATTCCACCCCTTCGGCATGGCCCGATTCCACCGCGCAATGCAAAGCCGTGTATCCGTCTTCGTCTTTGGAATCAATATCGATGCCCTTATCAATCAGCATCCTTACAGCATCTGTTCTTCCTTTGAATGCGGCTCTATGTAAAGCCGTCCATCCATGTTGATCCATTCCGTTGATCGCCGCACTGTTTTTTATCAGCCTCTGGATGGTTCTCGCTTCACCTTTTCGAGCAGCTAAACATAAGCTGTCACCGAGCTTGAGTGCATCGAAAAGGCATGTGTGACCATGCTCAGCTGCAACATCGTAGGCGGCTTTTCCTGCTTTGTTTCGGTTATCTTTATACGCCCCCTTTTGAAGTAAAAGTTTCACCGTCTGCTCATCTCCTAGTCGTGCAGCGATATGCAATGGTGTATCGCCATTTCTTGTATTGCGTACATCAGGTTTGGAACCATTAGCTAATAGTAGGCGGACACAATCTTTTCTTCCTGCCTTGACGGCAAGGTGTAAGGCAGAGTTGCCATCGTTTGTGAGGGAATCAATATTAGCCCCTTTGAGCAGAAGAAGTCTAAGAACCTCTACATGGCCACCATCCGCAGCGAGGAGAACAGGACCCCAACGAGAGGACTCGCATCGCTCTGTGCTAGCGTTATGTGCCAACAGAAGTTCAACAATCAATTCTTCACCACAGCTTGCAGCAGCCCCGAGCGGGGTAGAGTCTGACTGGCATCGGAACTCAACATCCGGCTCAAATTCAAGCAGCAATCGGACAATATCAGGTCTACGTTGAGTTATAGCAATATGAAGCAATGTTTGTCCACGTGAATCAACTGAATCAACTAGTTTCCAAGTGGGATCACTAAGCTCCAATACCTCTCTGATTCTTTCCATTGAACCATCCATCACAAGTTGAACCAAAACAGGTGAACCAACAAACATGATTTTGATACCACTATCAATAAACACCTGTTTCTTCTTTGTAGTGAACCAGTCATTTGGAACCATATCGAAGCTCGATACCGAATCTTTGATCGCCGCACCGGGAACCACGACACTATGCAGATGGAAAGAACCATCACTGTAAGGAAACGAGTCCGGAAGAAGTGAACCAGGAGGGAGATGATACACAATCTCCACAGTTAGTGTCCCAAGTGGCACTATGATTCCGGACTGAGGTTTGACAGTGTATCGGCCCTTGTTAACCGGCAGCATCCGGATTGCAACCGGCATGGTGTACATAACATTGCGCAAAGTAAGCTCTCCATAGCATTTCTGCCCTGGCTCAATCCTAATAGCAACAAGGTTTGATGGTTCCAAACGAATAAGCCTatccatatatatttttttcttgcaAGCTAAGGTATGGTTAAACTATTTCCACAAGTTAGCAGTGTTTTTCTTGGTGGGAAGTGAAGAACAAGGCTTTTGTTGTTCTACTTAAAGTaaagaaaggagaagaaaaaCATATAATGTCCGACTGTAATGACAAATTGCCAACTGGTAGTGTTAAAAACAACGAAAGACAGGCCAACTTACAATTGTTTAAGTTTATACAAGGGAGATCGGGAATATTAGGCACAACATGAATATAACATAGAAATCACGAcatgttaaaaaaaataaaacataaaaatattttaaaacaataaagATATGATAAAATATACAAATCAATTCTGCAATATTTTATTCAAACTAGCATTGTTATattgattttacaattatttataCATCAATTATGCtaatgcaatgttttatttatctttaaaatattttaaaatttacacttacatatttttaaaaaataaattaagtagTATTCGGATAACAAATACTAATtaattaagaaaagaaaaaagaaaaaccttattttcatattaatatatatttcattCACGCTCTCCACTTGCAAACAAGAGAGGTGTGGTGGAGTTATGGAGATGATGACATGTTGTCAATGGATGATGATGACCTAATGATCATCATCACTACCGCTGCCATCGTGTTTCTtcttttttcctttcttcttctttttcttcttctcgtCATCACTACCACCATCGCTATCACGGTCGCTTTCACGATCACTATCACGGTCCCGATCACGATGGTGCTCACGATCACGACTGCTATCGCGACCACGGCTATTATCGCGACGACGGTCGCGGCCACGATCGTCATCCCCGTGGATCTTGTCTTTAATCTTATCTAGCATCCCTTCATCCTTGTGTTCTTTGCGTTCCTTGTGCTTATGGTCATCTTTCTTGTGCTTATCGTCATCTTTATCACCAGTGATCATGTCCTTGATTTTATCCATCATCCCTTCATCCTTGTGGTCTTTGCTGTCCTTGTGCTTATGGTCATCTTTCTTATGCTTATCGTCATCTTTATCACCCGTGATCATGTCCTTGATTTTATCCATCATCCCTTCATCTTTGTCATCTTTATGATCTTTGCCTTTCTTGTGATCTTTGTCTTTCTTGTCCTTTTTGTCCTTCTTGTCCTCCTCGTCCTCGTCACCCATCATGTCCTTCAGCTTTTCCACTATTCccgacattttttttttctttttatctctTTTTacacttccttttttttttctttgatgaGAAAAATGCAGAGTTCTAAGGTTTCCATTTATAGATTGGCATATATTGTGG
This is a stretch of genomic DNA from Gossypium arboreum isolate Shixiya-1 chromosome 11, ASM2569848v2, whole genome shotgun sequence. It encodes these proteins:
- the LOC108473032 gene encoding protein VAPYRIN-like, producing the protein MDRLIRLEPSNLVAIRIEPGQKCYGELTLRNVMYTMPVAIRMLPVNKGRYTVKPQSGIIVPLGTLTVEIVYHLPPGSLLPDSFPYSDGSFHLHSVVVPGAAIKDSVSSFDMVPNDWFTTKKKQVFIDSGIKIMFVGSPVLVQLVMDGSMERIREVLELSDPTWKLVDSVDSRGQTLLHIAITQRRPDIVRLLLEFEPDVEFRCQSDSTPLGAAASCGEELIVELLLAHNASTERCESSRWGPVLLAADGGHVEVLRLLLLKGANIDSLTNDGNSALHLAVKAGRKDCVRLLLANGSKPDVRNTRNGDTPLHIAARLGDEQTVKLLLQKGAYKDNRNKAGKAAYDVAAEHGHTCLFDALKLGDSLCLAARKGEARTIQRLIKNSAAINGMDQHGWTALHRAAFKGRTDAVRMLIDKGIDIDSKDEDGYTALHCAVESGHAEGVELLVKKGADVEARTNKGVTALQIADSLQYAGISKILIHGGNGKLGKEIETKAGTMKRRLSKPRALPGSFDRSLPLVVI
- the LOC108473092 gene encoding uncharacterized protein LOC108473092 — protein: MSGIVEKLKDMMGDEDEEDKKDKKDKKDKDHKKGKDHKDDKDEGMMDKIKDMITGDKDDDKHKKDDHKHKDSKDHKDEGMMDKIKDMITGDKDDDKHKKDDHKHKERKEHKDEGMLDKIKDKIHGDDDRGRDRRRDNSRGRDSSRDREHHRDRDRDSDRESDRDSDGGSDDEKKKKKKKGKKKKHDGSGSDDDH